The following are from one region of the Vitis riparia cultivar Riparia Gloire de Montpellier isolate 1030 chromosome 9, EGFV_Vit.rip_1.0, whole genome shotgun sequence genome:
- the LOC117922696 gene encoding uncharacterized protein LOC117922696 produces the protein MVHDSILSPHRRSQTAFSSPSFRKQFQAREELGSCSTLIQRHRFLLTALVLLAFLCTIYLYFAVTLGSTRSCSGLTGSERTSCRLEHAKSSLSSGKLKFF, from the coding sequence ATGGTTCATGACAGCATTCTATCTCCTCATCGGAGGTCACAGACTGCATTCTCTTCACCATCCTTCAGGAAGCAATTCCAAGCTCGAGAGGAGTTGGGGAGTTGCTCAACACTGATCCAGAGGCATCGCTTCCTCCTAACAGCTCTCGTCCTCCTGGCCTTCCTTTGCACCATTTACCTCTACTTTGCTGTCACACTAGGCTCCACCAGATCATGCTCTGGGTTGACTGGAAGCGAGAGAACCTCATGTCGCCTAGAGCATGCAAAAAGTAGTCTATCCTCAGGCAAACTGAAATTCTTCTAA
- the LOC117921568 gene encoding trimethylguanosine synthase-like isoform X1, giving the protein MESELSNKPTRRRSKKRKLSKRRLKIKGRKRTTEKGISPLVEKYWLQRYNLFSSYDDGIKMDEEGWFSVTPEEIAIRHAERSGGGCVIDCFSGVGGNTIQFAKMCHHVVAIDIDPHKVELAFNNAKIYGVADYIDFIIGDFFQLASSLKGDIAFLAPPWGGPAYKTIPNFSLDLLKPKDGYSLFQAAQAITPNIIMFLPRNVDLRQVEELSWLSSPPLNIEIEENYVQNHLKGITAYFGGTAFGKLDL; this is encoded by the exons ATGGAGTCTGAGCTCTCAAACAAACCAACAAGGCGTCGTTCAAAGAAACGGAAGCTCTCGAAACGGCGAC TGAAAATTAAAGGGAGAAAGAGAACCACAGAAAAAGGGATCAGCCCTCTTGTTGAGAAGTATTGGCTTCAAAGGTACAATCTTTTTTCAAGCTATGATGATGGTATCAAAATGGATGAGGAAGGTTGGTTTTCTGTTACACCTGAGGAGATTGCAATAAGGCATGCCGAGAGGAGTGGGGGTGGATGTGTAATTGATTGCTTTTCAGGTGTTGGAGGCAATACCATTCAATTTGCTAAAAT GTGTCACCATGTTGTTGCTATTGACATTGATCCTCACAAGGTTGAATTGGCTTTTAATAATGCGAAGATATATGGAGTGGCAgattatattgattttattattggaGATTTTTTCCAACTTGCTTCATCTTTGAAG GGAGACATAGCATTTCTTGCACCACCATGGGGAGGGCCAGCATATAAAACAATTCCGAATTTTTCCCTTGATTTACTCAAACCGAAAGATGG GTATTCATTATTTCAAGCCGCTCAAGCAATAACACCTAACATCATTATGTTCTTACCCCGGAATGTGGACTTGCGCCAAGTGGAAGAACTTTCTTGGCTATCTTCTCCTCCTCTAAATATTGAG ATTGAAGAAAATTATGTGCAAAACCATTTAAAGGGCATTACTGCTTACTTTGGGGGTACTGCATTTGGTAAACTCGACCTTTAG
- the LOC117921568 gene encoding trimethylguanosine synthase-like isoform X2: MDEEGWFSVTPEEIAIRHAERSGGGCVIDCFSGVGGNTIQFAKMCHHVVAIDIDPHKVELAFNNAKIYGVADYIDFIIGDFFQLASSLKGDIAFLAPPWGGPAYKTIPNFSLDLLKPKDGYSLFQAAQAITPNIIMFLPRNVDLRQVEELSWLSSPPLNIEIEENYVQNHLKGITAYFGGTAFGKLDL; the protein is encoded by the exons ATGGATGAGGAAGGTTGGTTTTCTGTTACACCTGAGGAGATTGCAATAAGGCATGCCGAGAGGAGTGGGGGTGGATGTGTAATTGATTGCTTTTCAGGTGTTGGAGGCAATACCATTCAATTTGCTAAAAT GTGTCACCATGTTGTTGCTATTGACATTGATCCTCACAAGGTTGAATTGGCTTTTAATAATGCGAAGATATATGGAGTGGCAgattatattgattttattattggaGATTTTTTCCAACTTGCTTCATCTTTGAAG GGAGACATAGCATTTCTTGCACCACCATGGGGAGGGCCAGCATATAAAACAATTCCGAATTTTTCCCTTGATTTACTCAAACCGAAAGATGG GTATTCATTATTTCAAGCCGCTCAAGCAATAACACCTAACATCATTATGTTCTTACCCCGGAATGTGGACTTGCGCCAAGTGGAAGAACTTTCTTGGCTATCTTCTCCTCCTCTAAATATTGAG ATTGAAGAAAATTATGTGCAAAACCATTTAAAGGGCATTACTGCTTACTTTGGGGGTACTGCATTTGGTAAACTCGACCTTTAG